A genomic window from Rhodococcus sp. KBS0724 includes:
- a CDS encoding DUF72 domain-containing protein, with the protein MADIRVGISGWTYPAWRGDFYPSGLAHRKELSYAAEKLTSIEINGSFYALQKPESFAKWRSETPENFVFALKGGRYITHMKRLLDTHAGLANFFAAGVLALGPKLGPIFWQLPPTLQFEPERLSSFFEQLPRTTTDAAELAAHHDEKLTEDRVLAHAEIELPIRYAVEARHASFAVPEAVELMREHDIGFVVADTAGRYPQITTPTSDFVYVRMHGDKELYASGYTDKALDSWSERARDWMSDGLDVYVYFDNDMKGFAPHNAMAFLARFT; encoded by the coding sequence GTGGCAGATATCCGAGTCGGTATCTCAGGGTGGACGTATCCCGCCTGGCGTGGGGATTTCTACCCGAGCGGCCTTGCACATCGCAAGGAATTGTCCTATGCCGCAGAGAAATTGACTTCGATCGAAATCAACGGCTCGTTCTATGCGCTTCAGAAACCGGAGAGTTTCGCGAAGTGGCGCAGTGAAACACCCGAAAATTTTGTGTTTGCCCTCAAAGGGGGTCGATACATCACGCATATGAAGCGCCTGCTCGACACGCATGCCGGTCTGGCGAACTTCTTTGCGGCGGGAGTTCTTGCACTGGGGCCGAAACTCGGACCCATCTTCTGGCAGTTGCCGCCCACTTTGCAGTTCGAGCCCGAACGGTTGTCGAGCTTTTTCGAACAGTTACCGCGTACGACCACGGACGCTGCGGAGCTTGCAGCCCACCACGACGAGAAGCTGACCGAAGACCGGGTGTTGGCGCACGCAGAGATCGAACTCCCGATTCGCTATGCGGTGGAGGCGCGGCATGCGAGCTTTGCCGTGCCGGAAGCAGTAGAACTGATGCGCGAGCACGACATCGGGTTTGTTGTCGCCGATACCGCTGGGAGATACCCCCAGATCACTACGCCGACCAGCGATTTTGTCTATGTGCGCATGCATGGCGACAAGGAACTGTATGCAAGCGGTTACACCGACAAAGCTCTGGACAGCTGGTCCGAACGCGCTCGGGACTGGATGAGCGACGGACTCGACGTGTATGTGTACTTCGACAACGACATGAAGGGTTTTGCGCCACACAACGCGATGGCGTTCCTGGCCCGCTTCACCTGA
- a CDS encoding helix-turn-helix transcriptional regulator: MDNRAEIREFLSSRRARITPEQAGLPAYGGNRRVKGLRREEVALLAGVSIDYYVRMERGNLAGASDSVLESLSRALQLDEAEQDHLFDLAKTASASAPPKRRSAPKGVSPAIQQILDAITDAPAWVRNARHDMLAANRMARALYSPVLADPRRPANNARFVYLDPASQEFFTDWERAADDIAAMLRSEAGKNPHDKALTELIGELATRSEIFRTRWAKHNVRFHRTGFKKVHHPVVGDLELNFEAMELPSNPGLTLLVYTAAPDTPTADALKLLASWAATQDQVDPANDSESSR; encoded by the coding sequence ATGGACAACCGAGCCGAGATCCGTGAGTTCCTCAGCTCCCGCCGTGCGCGCATCACTCCCGAGCAGGCGGGGCTTCCCGCATACGGCGGAAACCGCCGGGTCAAAGGATTACGCCGAGAAGAAGTTGCCTTGCTCGCTGGTGTCAGCATCGACTACTACGTGCGCATGGAACGCGGCAATCTGGCCGGAGCATCTGACTCGGTGCTCGAAAGTCTTTCCCGGGCACTTCAACTCGACGAGGCTGAGCAGGACCACCTGTTCGACCTGGCGAAGACCGCAAGTGCGTCGGCTCCGCCGAAGCGCCGATCAGCACCCAAAGGTGTGAGTCCGGCCATTCAGCAGATACTCGACGCCATCACCGATGCTCCGGCGTGGGTCCGCAACGCCCGTCACGATATGTTGGCCGCCAATCGCATGGCCCGGGCGCTGTATTCACCGGTATTGGCCGATCCACGTCGTCCGGCCAACAATGCGCGCTTCGTGTACCTCGACCCGGCTTCGCAGGAATTTTTCACCGACTGGGAACGTGCTGCCGATGATATTGCGGCAATGCTCCGATCTGAAGCGGGGAAGAACCCGCACGACAAGGCCCTCACCGAACTGATCGGTGAATTAGCTACGCGCAGTGAGATATTCCGCACGCGGTGGGCGAAACACAATGTGCGCTTTCATCGAACAGGTTTCAAGAAGGTCCATCACCCTGTTGTCGGAGACCTCGAGCTGAACTTCGAGGCGATGGAACTACCGTCCAATCCCGGACTGACGCTGCTGGTCTACACAGCGGCGCCGGATACTCCAACGGCTGATGCGCTGAAGCTCTTGGCGAGTTGGGCAGCTACCCAGGATCAAGTGGATCCCGCCAACGACAGTGAATCCTCTCGGTAG
- a CDS encoding SDR family oxidoreductase, whose product MKIVIFGSGLIGSQVASKLGDAGHDVKALGRADGIDTTTGKGLLEAVTGADVVVDLTNSPSWSDDDVLAFFRDGTSNILAAEEKAGVGHHVILSIVGADRLPDSGYMRAKVAQEDLVKAGPIPYSIVRSTQFFEFIAGIADAGTVDGTVHATPAHLQPIASRDVVSHVAEVVTGSPRNGTVEIAGPEPLGIDELVRRLFSVTGDKRSVTPDPEAGYFGAKLDSAALTPTPGANAWIAPTTLDEWLASQA is encoded by the coding sequence ATGAAGATCGTCATTTTCGGTAGTGGGCTCATCGGCAGTCAGGTCGCGTCGAAACTCGGTGATGCCGGACACGATGTGAAGGCACTCGGTCGTGCAGACGGTATCGATACAACCACGGGCAAAGGCCTCCTCGAAGCCGTGACCGGCGCAGACGTCGTCGTGGATCTCACCAATTCCCCCTCCTGGTCGGACGACGACGTCCTGGCATTCTTCCGCGACGGGACCAGCAATATCCTCGCGGCGGAGGAGAAGGCGGGCGTCGGGCACCACGTCATCCTGTCCATCGTCGGTGCCGACCGGCTGCCTGATTCCGGGTACATGCGAGCCAAGGTCGCCCAGGAAGACCTGGTCAAGGCCGGGCCGATCCCCTACTCGATAGTCCGCTCGACCCAGTTCTTCGAGTTCATCGCCGGAATCGCCGATGCCGGAACCGTGGACGGCACAGTCCATGCAACCCCGGCTCATCTTCAGCCGATCGCGTCGCGGGACGTCGTATCCCACGTCGCAGAGGTTGTGACCGGCTCTCCCCGGAATGGCACGGTTGAGATCGCCGGGCCCGAACCGCTGGGTATTGACGAACTGGTACGGCGCCTGTTCTCCGTCACCGGAGACAAGCGCTCGGTGACACCCGACCCGGAGGCCGGATACTTCGGCGCGAAACTCGACAGCGCCGCACTCACCCCCACACCGGGAGCCAACGCCTGGATCGCACCGACCACACTGGACGAGTGGTTGGCTTCCCAGGCCTGA
- a CDS encoding GYD domain-containing protein, with translation MPKYLWQVTYTPTGAAGLQKEGGTARRDAITRMVESVGGTVESCHFALGSHDMFVIGNLPDTVAAAALSIRTTAEGAARSESVTLLTPEEIDEAVNRPTDYRVPGAE, from the coding sequence ATGCCGAAATACCTCTGGCAAGTGACGTACACACCGACCGGAGCCGCCGGTCTCCAGAAGGAAGGGGGCACCGCCCGCCGCGACGCAATAACCCGCATGGTCGAAAGTGTGGGTGGCACAGTCGAATCCTGTCACTTTGCACTCGGCAGTCACGACATGTTTGTCATCGGCAATCTTCCCGACACGGTTGCAGCCGCGGCACTGAGCATTCGCACCACCGCTGAGGGAGCGGCCCGGTCCGAATCCGTCACCCTGCTCACCCCGGAGGAAATCGACGAAGCAGTCAATCGCCCGACCGACTACCGTGTGCCCGGCGCGGAATAG
- a CDS encoding Rrf2 family transcriptional regulator codes for MKLSGGVEWSLHCCVVLSQAEGPVPTARLAELHGVSKTYLAKHLRALAQAGLVNPTEGRDGGYVLTRPPESITVLDVVQAVDGKEPAFRCTEIRQQGILAAPPEQCLVPCGIAKVMADAEKVWRASLSGVTIADLAATLDLPALKKILAAQPN; via the coding sequence ATGAAGCTTTCCGGAGGTGTGGAGTGGTCACTCCACTGCTGCGTGGTCCTCAGCCAGGCTGAAGGTCCGGTTCCCACAGCCAGACTCGCCGAACTGCACGGGGTGTCGAAGACATACCTGGCAAAACATCTGCGAGCGCTGGCACAGGCCGGCCTTGTCAACCCGACCGAGGGCCGCGACGGTGGATACGTCCTGACCCGGCCGCCCGAGAGCATCACAGTCCTGGACGTCGTGCAGGCCGTCGACGGTAAGGAACCCGCGTTCCGGTGCACGGAGATTCGGCAACAAGGGATCCTCGCCGCGCCACCGGAGCAGTGCCTCGTCCCGTGCGGAATCGCCAAGGTCATGGCCGACGCCGAAAAGGTATGGCGTGCTTCACTGTCGGGAGTCACCATTGCGGACCTTGCGGCAACTCTCGATCTCCCCGCCCTCAAGAAAATTCTGGCGGCGCAGCCGAACTGA
- a CDS encoding LLM class F420-dependent oxidoreductase — MTDATQTPDLGTYGIWRGAAGLKPDLGAAIEKLGFGTIWIGGSPRADLLVAEKLLDATEHITVATGIVNVWSSPAAEVAESYHRLEAKHPGRFLLGIGIGHPEATGDYSKPYATLVSYLDELDAARVPESRRVLAALGPKVLKLSADRAAGAHPYLTTPEHTAEARSILGPSKILAPEHKVVLETDPDKARAIGRPAVANPYLHLRNYTTNLERLGFAPDEIANDGNDRVIEALVAYGTARSIADRLREHVAAGADHVAIQSLPADGDPIATYEALAAELFH, encoded by the coding sequence ATGACTGACGCGACGCAGACACCTGACCTGGGCACCTACGGAATCTGGCGAGGAGCCGCCGGATTGAAACCGGATTTGGGGGCAGCAATCGAGAAACTAGGGTTCGGCACCATCTGGATCGGCGGTTCACCGCGCGCGGATCTGCTGGTGGCCGAGAAGCTACTCGACGCGACGGAACACATCACCGTGGCTACGGGGATCGTCAACGTGTGGTCATCACCGGCTGCCGAAGTTGCCGAGTCGTACCACCGACTCGAAGCCAAGCACCCCGGACGATTCCTCCTCGGCATCGGCATCGGCCATCCCGAAGCCACCGGCGATTACTCGAAGCCGTATGCCACCTTGGTGTCGTACCTCGACGAACTCGACGCGGCTCGAGTTCCGGAATCTCGTCGTGTCCTCGCCGCTCTCGGCCCCAAGGTATTGAAGCTGTCGGCTGATCGTGCTGCCGGAGCACATCCCTATCTGACAACTCCCGAACACACTGCCGAAGCTCGCAGCATTCTCGGCCCGTCGAAAATTCTTGCGCCCGAACACAAAGTTGTTCTCGAGACCGATCCGGACAAGGCGCGAGCGATCGGCCGTCCGGCTGTGGCCAACCCCTATCTGCACCTGCGCAACTACACGACCAATCTCGAGCGCCTCGGTTTCGCACCCGACGAAATTGCGAACGACGGAAACGACCGTGTCATCGAGGCCCTGGTGGCCTACGGGACCGCCCGTTCCATCGCGGACAGATTGCGCGAACATGTTGCGGCCGGTGCCGACCACGTTGCGATCCAGTCGCTTCCGGCTGACGGTGATCCGATTGCGACGTACGAAGCATTGGCCGCTGAACTATTCCACTGA